In one Pseudomonas sp. R84 genomic region, the following are encoded:
- a CDS encoding sugar ABC transporter ATP-binding protein, with protein sequence MSVPVAVVREPLIRVRELSKIFGASRALDAVSLDIYPAEVVALLGANGAGKSTLVKILAGSQTADAGEIWLEGAPRHFSSPLSARRFGIVAVHQQINEGIAPGLSVAENLLLDELCKPDADFWLNRKRLLERAASIAAGLGLTLPLEQPIEHLGQAERQLVVLARALALQPRLLILDEPTAALSDTEAQRLFGLIDTLRSRGVAILYISHRLSDLQRVADRAIVLRDGQFAGEFTARQLPEAVSAMLGQALAEHVYQPCVAGREVLKLNAMQILPRSAAFDLTLHENEVVVLTGLLGAGKSEIAEVLFGLRKATSGRVQLDNADWRADSPRQAIQSGVFFAAEDRASQSMVADFSLRRTLTLPFLERFTRGGFIRNRAEAAAVEAQVAALGIKTAGIDVPMSALSGGNQQKVVLGRWLLGNGRVLILDEPFQGVDVRARRDIGQLLRDSAEGRATLVICADVDEALEIADRILLVRDHAVVAEYPRAGLDRADLVAALAGSDVTEHSPQATPRSRASA encoded by the coding sequence ATGAGTGTGCCGGTCGCTGTAGTTCGCGAGCCACTGATTCGTGTGCGTGAGTTGAGCAAAATATTTGGCGCGAGCCGGGCGCTGGATGCCGTCAGCCTGGACATCTATCCCGCCGAAGTAGTGGCGCTGCTCGGTGCCAATGGCGCGGGCAAGTCGACCCTGGTGAAGATCCTCGCGGGCAGCCAGACTGCCGACGCTGGCGAGATCTGGCTGGAAGGCGCGCCACGGCATTTCAGCTCGCCGCTGTCGGCGCGGCGCTTCGGCATTGTCGCGGTGCATCAACAGATCAACGAGGGCATTGCACCCGGTTTGAGCGTCGCGGAAAACCTCCTGCTCGATGAACTGTGCAAGCCAGACGCGGACTTCTGGCTCAATCGCAAACGCCTGCTGGAACGCGCCGCGAGCATCGCCGCCGGGCTGGGTTTGACCTTGCCGCTGGAGCAACCGATCGAGCATCTCGGTCAGGCCGAACGGCAATTGGTGGTGCTTGCTCGGGCCTTGGCCTTGCAGCCGCGTCTGCTGATTCTCGATGAGCCGACGGCAGCGCTCTCCGACACCGAGGCGCAGCGCCTGTTTGGTTTGATCGACACCTTGCGCAGTCGCGGCGTGGCGATTCTGTACATCTCCCATCGACTCTCCGACCTGCAACGCGTGGCGGATCGCGCCATCGTTCTGCGTGATGGTCAGTTCGCGGGTGAGTTCACCGCTCGGCAATTGCCGGAAGCGGTGAGCGCCATGCTCGGGCAGGCGCTGGCCGAGCATGTTTATCAGCCGTGCGTGGCCGGGCGCGAGGTGTTGAAACTCAACGCCATGCAAATTCTGCCGCGCTCCGCCGCGTTCGACCTGACACTGCACGAAAACGAAGTGGTGGTGCTCACTGGGCTGTTGGGCGCCGGTAAAAGTGAAATCGCCGAGGTGCTGTTCGGCCTGCGTAAAGCGACCTCGGGCCGCGTGCAACTGGATAACGCTGACTGGCGTGCGGACTCACCGCGCCAGGCCATTCAAAGCGGGGTGTTCTTTGCTGCCGAAGACCGCGCCAGTCAGTCGATGGTGGCGGATTTTTCCCTGCGCCGGACGTTGACCTTGCCGTTTCTGGAGCGCTTCACACGTGGCGGTTTTATCCGCAACCGCGCCGAGGCCGCAGCGGTCGAGGCACAAGTGGCAGCGCTGGGGATCAAGACTGCCGGCATCGATGTGCCGATGAGCGCGTTGTCGGGCGGCAATCAACAGAAAGTCGTGCTCGGCCGCTGGCTGCTCGGCAATGGGCGAGTATTGATCCTTGATGAACCTTTTCAAGGCGTCGACGTGCGCGCCCGCCGCGACATCGGCCAACTGCTGCGCGACAGCGCCGAGGGGCGCGCGACTTTAGTGATTTGCGCCGACGTCGATGAAGCCCTGGAAATTGCCGACCGCATTCTGCTGGTACGCGATCACGCCGTGGTCGCCGAGTACCCGCGTGCCGGCCTCGATCGTGCTGATCTGGTCGCTGCACTGGCCGGCAGCGACGTGACCGAACATTCCCCTCAAGCCACGCCAAGGAGCAGAGCGAGTGCCTGA
- a CDS encoding substrate-binding domain-containing protein yields MHGSITQFARHCLAGALLSAVALGAQAKALPGAPAPFDKGQVQIALVGYLFSGDFPEAYLRGVEKQTEALGANLRVFDARQQAASQGEMIDQAVDLGVDGIIVQLGLAETLKAPIDRAIAKGIKVVAFDVDLNTPQVTQVEQDHHALARLALDQAIKDNGTKFDAGYVYISGFTPMERRDEIWSQVKKANPGIVEKARFGTLNPPIANSVADQASAVLRANPGISVIFAPFDEFAKGAKIAVDEAGLTSKVKIYSADISTADIQIMKEPDSAWAATAAVNPQVAGAISVRSLAMLIAGENPGHQVLVPPTLITRQQLLDLDVKNVRDLAQKLPSFGDSANVARAAWIPVVN; encoded by the coding sequence ATGCACGGTTCAATCACACAGTTCGCCCGTCATTGCCTCGCCGGTGCGTTGCTCTCGGCAGTGGCGCTGGGCGCTCAGGCTAAAGCCTTGCCAGGTGCGCCGGCACCGTTCGACAAAGGTCAGGTACAGATCGCACTGGTGGGTTACTTGTTCTCCGGGGACTTCCCCGAGGCGTACTTGCGTGGCGTGGAAAAACAGACTGAAGCGTTGGGCGCCAACCTGCGCGTATTCGATGCCCGGCAGCAAGCGGCGAGTCAGGGCGAGATGATCGATCAGGCGGTCGATCTCGGCGTCGACGGCATCATCGTCCAGCTCGGCCTGGCCGAAACCCTGAAAGCGCCGATTGATCGGGCCATCGCCAAAGGCATCAAAGTCGTCGCTTTCGATGTCGATCTGAACACCCCGCAAGTGACTCAGGTCGAGCAGGATCACCATGCGCTGGCGCGTCTGGCACTGGATCAGGCCATCAAGGACAACGGCACAAAGTTTGATGCCGGCTACGTGTACATTAGCGGCTTTACGCCGATGGAGCGCCGCGATGAAATCTGGAGTCAGGTGAAGAAAGCCAATCCGGGGATCGTCGAGAAGGCACGCTTTGGCACGCTGAATCCGCCGATTGCCAACTCGGTGGCGGATCAGGCCAGCGCCGTGCTTCGAGCCAATCCAGGCATCAGCGTGATCTTCGCACCGTTCGATGAGTTCGCCAAAGGTGCGAAAATCGCCGTCGATGAGGCTGGGCTGACCAGCAAGGTGAAGATCTACAGCGCCGATATTTCCACCGCCGATATTCAGATCATGAAAGAACCGGACAGTGCCTGGGCGGCGACGGCGGCGGTCAATCCGCAAGTCGCCGGGGCGATCAGCGTGCGCAGTCTGGCGATGTTGATTGCCGGGGAAAACCCGGGGCATCAGGTGCTGGTACCGCCGACGTTAATTACCCGCCAGCAGTTGCTGGATCTGGATGTGAAAAACGTTCGAGATCTGGCGCAGAAGCTCCCCAGCTTTGGTGATTCCGCGAATGTCGCACGGGCGGCGTGGATCCCGGTGGTCAACTAG
- a CDS encoding isopenicillin N synthase family oxygenase has product MPHTLDITALPTLDLSQFEGTAQQRYEFLENLRHAARDVGFFYLTGHGIDSDLLKQVQAHARQFFALPDSEKTAVGMINSPHFRGYNRAASEITRGQPDLREQFDLGAEREALPLTADSPFWARLQGPNQWPAALPELKPLLLEWQEAMTRMSLRLLRAFAQALSLRADAFDQLYGDKPNEHIKLMRYPGQSSESSHQGVGAHKDSGFLSFLLQDQQAGLQVEIEEGRWIDALPRENTLVVNIGELLELASNGYLRATVHRVVSPPAGSERLSVAFFLGAQLDAVVPLYPLPTALLREARGPASDPLNPLFRDVGWNYLKGRLRSHPDVAQRFYADALLPPPPVRKSA; this is encoded by the coding sequence ATGCCGCATACCCTCGATATCACCGCATTACCGACGCTGGACCTGTCGCAGTTCGAAGGCACAGCTCAGCAGCGCTACGAATTTCTCGAAAACCTGCGCCACGCCGCCCGCGACGTCGGCTTCTTTTACCTGACCGGCCACGGTATCGACAGCGACTTGCTCAAGCAGGTGCAGGCCCACGCCCGGCAATTCTTCGCCTTGCCCGACAGTGAGAAAACCGCCGTCGGCATGATCAACTCACCGCACTTTCGCGGGTACAACCGTGCCGCCTCGGAGATCACCCGTGGCCAGCCTGATCTGCGTGAACAGTTCGATCTGGGCGCCGAGCGCGAGGCGCTGCCATTGACGGCGGACAGCCCGTTCTGGGCGCGGCTGCAAGGCCCCAACCAATGGCCGGCGGCACTGCCGGAACTGAAACCTTTGCTGCTGGAATGGCAAGAGGCGATGACGCGGATGTCGTTGCGCCTGCTGCGTGCGTTCGCTCAGGCACTGTCGCTGCGGGCCGACGCGTTTGATCAGCTCTACGGCGACAAACCCAACGAACACATCAAGTTGATGCGCTATCCCGGCCAGTCCAGCGAGTCGAGCCACCAGGGTGTCGGCGCGCACAAGGACTCCGGTTTCCTCAGCTTCCTCCTGCAAGACCAGCAGGCCGGTCTGCAGGTCGAGATCGAAGAGGGGCGCTGGATCGACGCGTTGCCGCGTGAGAACACCCTGGTGGTGAACATCGGCGAACTGCTCGAACTGGCCAGCAACGGTTATCTGCGGGCCACGGTGCATCGCGTGGTTTCGCCACCGGCGGGTAGCGAACGCCTGTCGGTCGCGTTCTTCCTCGGTGCGCAACTGGATGCCGTGGTGCCGCTGTATCCGCTGCCCACCGCACTGTTGCGCGAGGCGCGCGGGCCGGCGAGTGATCCGCTCAATCCGCTGTTTCGCGATGTTGGCTGGAACTACCTCAAGGGGCGTCTGCGCTCGCATCCGGATGTCGCGCAGCGCTTCTACGCCGATGCGTTGCTGCCGCCACCGCCCGTTCGTAAATCCGCCTGA
- a CDS encoding methionine ABC transporter permease produces MNRTVNWDEILQLVFNATGETLYMVLLAGLFTLLIGLPLGVLLFISRRDGLLPLPRLNAALGSMVNLGRSLPFVVMLIALIPLTRLLVGTTLGSTAAVVPITIGAFPFFARIVENALDEVDKGRIEAILAMGGDIGHVIFKVLLPEALPALLAGITLTLVMLIGFSSMAGVIGGGGLGDLAIRYGYQRFNNEVMVATVVVLVILVQGVQSLGDRLVRSLAHRR; encoded by the coding sequence ATGAACCGCACGGTCAATTGGGATGAAATCCTGCAACTGGTGTTCAACGCCACCGGTGAAACCCTGTACATGGTCTTGCTCGCGGGGCTGTTCACGCTGCTGATCGGCTTACCGCTGGGCGTGTTGCTGTTCATCAGTCGTCGCGACGGGCTGTTGCCGTTGCCACGCTTGAATGCCGCGCTGGGTAGTATGGTCAACCTCGGCCGTTCACTGCCATTCGTGGTGATGCTGATCGCCCTGATTCCGCTGACGCGGTTGCTGGTCGGAACAACACTAGGCAGCACCGCCGCTGTGGTGCCGATCACCATCGGCGCGTTTCCGTTCTTCGCCCGCATCGTCGAAAACGCGCTGGACGAAGTCGACAAGGGCCGCATCGAAGCGATTCTCGCCATGGGCGGCGACATCGGCCATGTGATTTTCAAAGTGTTGTTGCCCGAAGCGCTGCCGGCATTGCTGGCCGGGATCACCTTGACGCTGGTGATGCTGATCGGTTTTTCCTCGATGGCCGGGGTGATCGGTGGCGGCGGGCTCGGTGATCTGGCGATCCGTTACGGCTATCAGCGGTTCAACAATGAAGTGATGGTGGCCACGGTGGTGGTGTTGGTGATCCTCGTCCAAGGCGTGCAAAGCCTGGGTGATCGATTGGTTCGTTCGCTGGCGCATCGCCGCTAA
- a CDS encoding ABC transporter permease, with protein MPDSSLLLSTEPARAERLLHGLIRYGLLWLLALIVVFFSVAEPAFLRVGNLFSILQSVSIVALLALGVTLTMAVGGLDLSIGAVAAMSLMIASYVMVVLGWGAVPAVLISLAGGALVGLLNGWLIVKLRVPDILATLGSMFLVIGVQLIPTGGRSIAVGMTLPSGEETEGTFSAAFLALGRGRLWEVVPIPVLITAVVAVAVWLFLERTRIGRLFYAIGGNEQAARLAGAPVQRFKLLAYVLSALLASLGGLLLAARLGRGDVSSGNGLVLDALGAALIGFAVLGAKKPNAFGTLVGALLVAALLNGLTMLNAPYYAQDFVKGLVLVLALMFTFGLAHRAR; from the coding sequence GTGCCTGATTCAAGTTTACTGTTATCGACCGAGCCGGCACGCGCCGAACGTCTGCTGCACGGGTTGATCCGTTACGGCCTGTTATGGCTGCTGGCGCTGATCGTGGTGTTTTTCAGTGTGGCCGAGCCGGCATTCCTGCGCGTCGGCAATCTGTTCAGCATCCTGCAATCGGTGTCGATTGTCGCGCTGCTGGCGCTCGGCGTGACGCTGACCATGGCGGTCGGCGGTCTCGATCTGTCGATTGGCGCGGTGGCGGCGATGAGCCTGATGATCGCCAGTTACGTGATGGTCGTGCTCGGCTGGGGCGCGGTGCCGGCGGTGTTGATCAGTCTGGCCGGTGGGGCGCTGGTCGGTCTGCTCAACGGCTGGCTGATCGTCAAACTGCGGGTGCCGGACATTCTCGCGACGCTGGGCAGCATGTTTCTGGTGATTGGCGTGCAACTGATTCCCACTGGCGGACGCTCGATTGCGGTAGGCATGACGCTGCCCAGCGGTGAGGAAACCGAAGGTACGTTCAGTGCTGCGTTTCTGGCGCTGGGGCGTGGACGGTTGTGGGAGGTGGTGCCGATTCCGGTGTTGATCACGGCGGTGGTAGCAGTGGCGGTGTGGCTGTTTCTCGAACGTACGCGCATTGGTCGTTTGTTCTATGCCATCGGCGGCAACGAGCAAGCGGCGCGTCTGGCCGGTGCTCCGGTGCAGCGCTTCAAGTTGTTGGCTTACGTGCTCTCGGCGTTGCTCGCATCGCTCGGCGGGTTGTTGCTGGCAGCGCGCCTGGGTCGCGGCGATGTCAGTTCGGGCAACGGTCTGGTGCTGGATGCTCTCGGCGCGGCGCTGATCGGTTTTGCCGTGCTCGGTGCGAAGAAGCCCAATGCCTTCGGCACCCTGGTCGGGGCGCTGCTGGTGGCGGCGCTGCTCAATGGCCTGACCATGCTCAACGCGCCGTATTACGCGCAGGATTTCGTCAAGGGACTGGTGCTGGTGCTGGCCCTGATGTTCACGTTCGGCCTCGCGCATCGGGCGCGTTGA
- a CDS encoding methionine ABC transporter ATP-binding protein encodes MIAVEQLSKTYPSAAQPALDQVSLSIPDGAVFGILGRSGAGKSTLLRCLNLLERPDSGRILIDGVDLLTLSDSDLRKQRQRIGMIFQGFNLLHSRTVFDNIAVPLEIANIGKPWRHVRVRELLELVGLSDKAQAFPSQLSGGQKQRVGIARALAAEPAYLLSDEATSALDPETTESILQLLRDINRQLGVTIVLITHELEVVKSICDHAAFMANGRLVEAGPVPRLLADAQSQLGASLRPTCGLPLGHAEPGLSFLKQYGVRAAHS; translated from the coding sequence ATGATCGCCGTCGAGCAGTTGAGCAAGACGTATCCTTCGGCCGCGCAACCGGCACTCGATCAGGTCTCGCTGAGCATTCCCGACGGTGCGGTCTTCGGGATTCTCGGGCGTAGCGGGGCGGGCAAGTCGACGCTGCTGCGCTGTCTCAATCTGCTCGAACGTCCGGACAGCGGCCGGATTCTGATTGACGGTGTGGATCTGCTGACGCTGTCCGACAGTGACCTGCGCAAACAACGCCAGCGCATCGGCATGATCTTCCAGGGCTTCAACCTGCTGCATTCGCGCACGGTGTTCGACAACATCGCGGTGCCGCTGGAGATTGCCAATATCGGCAAACCGTGGCGCCATGTGCGGGTTCGCGAATTACTGGAACTGGTCGGTTTAAGTGACAAGGCGCAGGCCTTCCCGTCGCAATTGTCCGGCGGCCAGAAACAGCGCGTCGGCATTGCCCGCGCCCTCGCCGCAGAGCCGGCGTACCTGCTCTCGGACGAGGCCACCAGTGCGCTCGACCCAGAGACCACCGAATCGATCCTGCAATTGCTTCGCGACATCAATCGGCAATTGGGCGTGACCATCGTGTTGATCACCCATGAACTGGAGGTGGTCAAGTCGATCTGCGATCACGCTGCGTTCATGGCCAACGGACGTCTGGTCGAAGCCGGCCCGGTGCCAAGGCTGCTGGCCGATGCGCAATCGCAACTGGGCGCTTCGCTGCGGCCGACCTGCGGCTTGCCACTGGGTCACGCTGAGCCGGGCCTGAGTTTTCTTAAACAATACGGCGTACGGGCGGCGCACTCATGA
- a CDS encoding MetQ/NlpA family ABC transporter substrate-binding protein, translating to MIKKAGLTLAVLGALVTSFGAQALEPLRVAADPVPHAQILAYIQKIDPQLNLKVIEIPNGVNSNELLVHGDVDANYFQHLPYLKSQEKALGEKLAVAATVHIEPLGIYSHRHKSFADVPVKGTVAVPNNVTNLSRALYLLQDNGLIKLKSGFNDPAADQATPKDIAENPKQLKILEIESPQIPRSLDDVDLAVINGNYALDAGLVPAKDALGLEKAEHNPYANILVTTPKLEHDPRIAQLAKDLTSPEVAKYITDNFAGSVIPVAGSKP from the coding sequence ATGATCAAGAAAGCAGGTTTGACCCTGGCCGTGCTCGGCGCACTAGTGACGTCGTTCGGTGCGCAGGCGCTGGAGCCGTTGCGCGTGGCCGCCGACCCGGTGCCCCACGCGCAGATTCTGGCGTACATCCAGAAAATCGATCCGCAGCTGAATCTCAAAGTCATCGAGATCCCCAACGGGGTGAACTCCAATGAGCTGTTGGTGCACGGTGATGTCGACGCCAATTACTTCCAGCACCTGCCGTACCTGAAATCCCAGGAAAAGGCCCTCGGCGAGAAACTTGCGGTGGCGGCCACGGTGCATATCGAACCCTTGGGCATCTACTCGCACCGGCACAAAAGCTTCGCCGACGTGCCGGTAAAAGGCACAGTCGCCGTGCCCAACAACGTCACCAACCTGAGCCGCGCGCTGTACCTGTTGCAGGACAACGGCCTGATCAAACTCAAATCCGGTTTCAATGACCCGGCGGCCGATCAGGCAACGCCCAAGGACATCGCCGAGAACCCGAAACAGCTGAAGATTCTCGAAATCGAATCACCGCAGATTCCGCGCTCGCTGGACGACGTCGATCTGGCCGTGATCAACGGCAACTACGCGCTCGACGCAGGCTTGGTGCCAGCCAAGGATGCCTTGGGCCTGGAGAAAGCCGAGCACAATCCTTACGCCAATATTCTGGTGACCACGCCGAAGCTGGAGCACGACCCGCGTATCGCGCAACTGGCCAAGGACCTGACTTCGCCAGAAGTCGCCAAATACATCACCGACAACTTTGCCGGTTCAGTGATTCCGGTGGCGGGCAGCAAGCCATGA
- a CDS encoding sulfite oxidase-like oxidoreductase → MHNKADRLRKSRSPKTDTALGKRLPPGQVLTERFPILHEGEIPDYDLANWSLRLFGTLARPIELRYADLQTLPQRQLRCDIHCVTRWSKFDTEWSGVHLQDLLQAFDIQPTSDFVMAHADHDYQTNLRLDDLLHPGSLLATHYAGQPLTAQHGWPLRLVVAGRYFWKSAKWLRGLEFVEQEQPGFWEQNGFHLHADPFAEQRFSGDELDIAENAWLEKEFD, encoded by the coding sequence ATGCACAACAAAGCTGACCGCTTACGCAAAAGCCGTTCCCCGAAAACCGATACGGCGCTCGGTAAACGACTACCCCCAGGCCAGGTGCTGACGGAGCGTTTTCCAATTCTCCACGAAGGCGAAATACCGGATTACGACCTCGCCAACTGGTCGCTGCGCCTGTTCGGCACACTCGCACGGCCAATCGAATTACGTTACGCCGATCTGCAGACGCTGCCGCAACGGCAACTGCGCTGCGACATCCATTGCGTGACGCGCTGGTCGAAGTTCGACACCGAGTGGAGCGGGGTGCATCTGCAGGACCTGTTGCAGGCATTTGATATCCAGCCAACATCGGATTTTGTCATGGCCCATGCCGACCACGATTACCAGACCAACTTGCGACTCGACGATCTGTTGCATCCGGGCAGTCTGCTGGCCACCCATTACGCCGGCCAACCGCTGACCGCACAACATGGCTGGCCACTGCGGCTGGTGGTGGCGGGGCGGTATTTCTGGAAGAGCGCGAAGTGGCTGCGCGGGCTTGAATTCGTCGAGCAGGAACAACCGGGGTTCTGGGAGCAGAATGGCTTTCATCTGCACGCCGATCCGTTTGCCGAACAGCGTTTCAGTGGGGATGAACTGGATATTGCCGAGAATGCCTGGCTGGAAAAAGAGTTCGACTAA
- a CDS encoding TonB-dependent receptor, whose amino-acid sequence MHYRSRSLLAAAVVSAIWQLPANAEETSASADSESRLGTVLVTGTRGTSRTVLDSPVPVDVLTAEDLKSAGAADGELGAALQTLLPSFSLPRQSNSGGADHVRAAQLRGMSPDQVLVLVNGKRRHTSAVVNDSSKIGRGTAPVDFNSIPISAIKRIEVLRDGAGAQYGSDAIAGVINIILDDAPEGGEVSTSYGAYHTRQDAIDKTTTDGQNSVTTAKIGTRLGEEGGFIRGGTEYKDRNPTNRAGFDGFADSPGQRNYVMGDGVARDVNLWFNSELPLAGGKAYSFGTYNQRHTTGAEFYRYPYEQPQFYPNGYLPQSLGDNKDISATAGFKGLIGDEWDFDSSVTHGRNRFDGSTRHTLNASLGEDSPTKFDTGDYELRQTTSNLDLSRELRLGERSFVLAVGGEYRYENYLTYAGDEASYIGSGADGANGLRPSEESDLDRNVFGTYAELSGDLTDRFFVDAATRWEHYDDAGSKLTGKLSGRYKLTEQWALRGAVSNNFRAPSLAQSGFQNTTSNFGDGGTLTDIRVLSVNDPIARALGAEKLDPETSKNFSLGLTFQLNERFDASLDVFRIDVKDRITLSQRIGSDALENYINDNFGVAGVHDVNFFTNAADTSTDGAELVLNYHQPFYEGQLGLTTAYTYNHTKVTSTKGTPSQLTALGVGNDALVGVEETNTLTDAAPKDRFIFSANWASEHWGLLGRLTRQGETTRVFDFGDSQPEQTYGAVWQLDAEVAYKFTPKFNIAVGGNNLTDNYPERSGSAINYGGNLPYDVLSPIGTNGAYYYARATYGF is encoded by the coding sequence ATGCATTACCGTTCCCGTTCATTACTGGCGGCTGCTGTCGTGTCCGCTATCTGGCAACTTCCGGCCAACGCCGAAGAAACTTCGGCAAGCGCTGACAGTGAATCCCGACTTGGTACCGTGTTGGTCACCGGCACCCGTGGCACTTCGCGCACCGTGCTGGATTCGCCGGTGCCGGTCGATGTGCTCACCGCTGAAGACCTCAAATCCGCCGGCGCCGCTGACGGTGAACTGGGCGCGGCATTGCAGACTTTGTTGCCATCCTTCAGCCTGCCGCGCCAATCCAACTCCGGCGGCGCCGACCATGTGCGTGCGGCGCAACTGCGCGGCATGAGCCCGGATCAGGTGCTGGTACTGGTCAACGGCAAGCGCCGCCACACGTCGGCGGTGGTCAACGATTCGTCGAAGATCGGTCGCGGTACTGCCCCCGTGGATTTCAACTCGATACCGATCAGCGCGATCAAACGCATCGAAGTGCTGCGTGACGGTGCCGGCGCGCAGTACGGCTCCGACGCGATTGCTGGGGTGATCAACATTATCCTCGACGACGCCCCCGAGGGCGGTGAGGTGTCGACCAGTTATGGCGCCTATCACACCCGTCAGGACGCGATCGACAAGACCACCACCGACGGCCAGAACAGCGTGACCACGGCGAAGATCGGCACGCGTTTGGGCGAGGAGGGCGGGTTTATCCGTGGCGGCACCGAATACAAGGATCGCAACCCCACCAACCGCGCTGGTTTCGACGGTTTTGCCGACAGCCCTGGCCAGCGCAACTATGTGATGGGCGACGGCGTCGCGCGCGACGTCAACCTCTGGTTCAACAGTGAGTTGCCACTGGCCGGCGGCAAGGCCTACAGCTTCGGCACCTATAACCAGCGCCACACCACCGGCGCCGAGTTCTATCGCTACCCGTACGAACAGCCGCAGTTCTACCCCAACGGCTACTTGCCGCAATCGCTCGGCGACAACAAAGACATCTCCGCCACCGCCGGTTTCAAAGGCCTGATCGGTGACGAGTGGGACTTCGACAGCAGCGTCACCCACGGTCGCAACCGCTTCGACGGATCGACCCGGCACACGCTCAACGCCAGTCTCGGCGAAGACTCACCGACGAAGTTCGACACCGGCGATTACGAGCTGCGCCAGACCACCAGCAACCTCGACTTGAGCCGCGAACTGCGTCTCGGTGAGCGCTCCTTCGTACTCGCGGTTGGCGGCGAATACCGCTACGAAAACTACCTGACCTATGCCGGTGACGAGGCCTCCTACATCGGCTCCGGAGCCGACGGCGCCAATGGTCTGCGCCCGAGCGAAGAGTCGGATCTGGATCGCAATGTGTTCGGTACTTACGCCGAGTTGTCCGGCGATCTCACCGACCGCTTCTTCGTCGACGCCGCCACGCGTTGGGAACATTACGACGATGCCGGCAGCAAACTCACCGGCAAACTCAGCGGTCGCTACAAACTCACCGAGCAATGGGCCTTGCGCGGTGCGGTGTCGAACAACTTCCGTGCACCGTCGCTGGCCCAGAGTGGCTTCCAGAACACCACCAGCAACTTCGGCGATGGCGGTACGCTGACCGATATCCGCGTGCTCTCGGTCAACGACCCGATCGCCCGCGCACTGGGCGCTGAAAAACTCGATCCGGAAACCTCGAAGAACTTTAGCCTTGGCCTGACTTTCCAGTTGAACGAACGCTTCGACGCGTCGCTGGACGTGTTCCGCATCGACGTCAAAGACCGCATCACCCTGTCGCAACGCATTGGCAGCGATGCTCTGGAAAACTACATCAACGACAACTTCGGCGTTGCTGGCGTGCACGACGTCAACTTCTTCACCAACGCGGCGGACACCAGCACCGACGGTGCCGAATTGGTGCTCAACTACCACCAACCGTTCTACGAAGGGCAACTGGGCCTGACCACCGCGTACACCTACAACCACACCAAAGTCACCAGCACCAAAGGCACGCCGTCGCAACTGACGGCGCTGGGCGTTGGCAATGACGCGCTCGTTGGTGTCGAGGAAACCAACACCCTGACCGACGCGGCGCCGAAGGATCGCTTCATCTTTTCCGCCAATTGGGCCAGCGAGCATTGGGGCTTGCTCGGGCGTCTGACCCGCCAGGGCGAGACCACTCGCGTGTTCGATTTCGGCGATTCGCAACCGGAGCAAACTTACGGCGCGGTGTGGCAGCTGGACGCCGAAGTGGCCTACAAATTCACCCCGAAATTCAACATTGCCGTGGGCGGCAACAACCTCACCGACAACTACCCGGAACGTTCCGGTTCGGCGATCAACTACGGCGGCAACCTGCCGTACGACGTGCTCTCGCCAATCGGCACCAACGGCGCCTACTACTACGCCCGCGCCACCTATGGTTTCTGA